In Ilumatobacter fluminis, the following proteins share a genomic window:
- a CDS encoding holo-ACP synthase produces the protein MIGIGVDVVDIERFRVSLQRTPTMRERLFTSVELEYVAPQSDPVPSLAARFAAREAVMKSLGLGLGAFGFHDVWVERDPSGKPSLAVTARAAELADAAGVSRWHLSLTHSDLVAVAYVIAE, from the coding sequence ATGATCGGGATCGGGGTCGACGTCGTCGACATCGAACGATTCCGGGTGTCGCTCCAGCGGACGCCGACGATGCGAGAGCGGCTCTTCACCTCGGTCGAACTCGAGTACGTCGCTCCGCAATCCGACCCGGTGCCGTCGCTGGCGGCGCGGTTCGCCGCGAGGGAAGCGGTCATGAAATCGCTCGGGCTCGGGCTCGGGGCATTCGGGTTCCACGACGTCTGGGTCGAACGAGACCCGTCGGGCAAGCCCTCGCTCGCCGTGACCGCGCGCGCCGCCGAACTCGCCGACGCCGCGGGCGTGTCCCGCTGGCACCTCAGCCTCACCCACTCCGACCTGGTCGCTGTGGCCTACGTGATCGCCGAGTGA